A stretch of the Sphingosinithalassobacter tenebrarum genome encodes the following:
- a CDS encoding ParB/RepB/Spo0J family partition protein — protein sequence MTDTPSPASSRKQRPGLGRGLSALLGESLPEEPVGGGESSLGIRSLPVTALAPHPEQPRRHFDDDALDELAASIRTRGLIQPIVVRPFGKGYQIVAGERRWRAAQRARLHEVPVVIRELTEAETLEIALVENIQRQDLNAIEEAEAYRKLIEEFQHTQEALSRIVHKSRSHIANLMRLLDLPPVIQKYVVDGALKMGHARALIGADDPEALARKVIDQDLSVRETEALVRRAKPGESGENAARAPRPAAAPGGSADIAALENQLGDVLGLKVKITHGPKGGTLALSYSTLDQLDMVCQRLSGERI from the coding sequence ATGACCGACACGCCCAGCCCCGCTTCCAGTCGTAAACAGCGTCCCGGTCTCGGCCGCGGTCTCAGCGCGTTGCTTGGCGAATCGCTTCCCGAGGAGCCGGTTGGCGGTGGGGAGTCCAGCCTCGGTATCCGATCGCTGCCCGTCACTGCGCTTGCGCCGCATCCCGAGCAGCCACGGCGGCATTTCGACGACGATGCGCTGGATGAACTGGCGGCTTCAATTCGGACGCGGGGACTGATCCAGCCAATCGTCGTCCGGCCGTTCGGCAAGGGGTATCAGATCGTTGCCGGCGAGCGTCGCTGGCGTGCTGCCCAAAGGGCGCGCCTTCACGAGGTTCCGGTAGTCATCCGCGAGCTGACCGAGGCCGAAACGCTGGAAATTGCGCTGGTAGAAAATATCCAGCGGCAGGACCTCAATGCGATCGAGGAGGCCGAGGCCTATCGCAAGTTGATCGAGGAATTTCAGCACACGCAGGAAGCGTTGTCGCGCATCGTCCACAAATCGCGCAGCCATATCGCCAATCTGATGCGGCTGCTCGACTTGCCCCCGGTTATTCAGAAATATGTCGTCGATGGCGCGCTGAAGATGGGACATGCACGCGCCTTGATTGGCGCTGACGATCCTGAGGCGCTCGCCCGCAAGGTGATCGACCAGGACCTGTCCGTGCGCGAGACCGAAGCGCTGGTGCGTCGCGCAAAGCCCGGCGAAAGCGGCGAAAATGCTGCAAGAGCACCGCGCCCGGCAGCGGCGCCCGGCGGCAGTGCCGATATCGCTGCGCTGGAAAACCAGCTTGGCGATGTGCTTGGGTTGAAGGTGAAGATAACTCACGGCCCCAAGGGCGGGACGCTCGCCCTCTCCTACTCGACGCTCGATCAGCTGGACATGGTCTGCCAACGGCTGAGTGGGGAGCGTATCTGA
- a CDS encoding ParA family protein — translation MICIAIANQKGGVGKTTTAINVGTALAATGQRVLLIDLDPQGNASTGLGIGRADRERSTYDLLVGELTLDDVAVSTRVPGLDIVPATQDLSGAEIELIEFEARTHRLDASIARDTSDRWDVVLIDCPPSLGLLTINAMVASHALLVPLQCEFFALEGLSQLLNTVERIRGRFNPGLSILGVVLTMYDRRNRLTDQVSDDVRAVLGRVVFETVIPRNVRLSEAPSHGVPALIYDYKCPGSEAYIALAREVIDRLPKLKKAA, via the coding sequence ATGATTTGCATCGCAATTGCCAACCAGAAAGGGGGCGTCGGTAAAACGACGACCGCGATAAATGTAGGGACGGCGCTCGCCGCGACCGGGCAGCGCGTGCTACTCATCGACCTGGATCCACAGGGTAACGCGTCGACCGGGCTTGGTATCGGTCGCGCCGACCGCGAACGCTCGACCTATGATCTTCTGGTCGGGGAATTGACGCTCGACGATGTCGCCGTTTCCACCCGGGTTCCGGGTCTGGATATCGTGCCGGCGACTCAGGATCTTTCGGGTGCCGAGATCGAGTTGATCGAATTCGAAGCCCGCACCCATCGCCTCGACGCTTCGATTGCGCGTGATACCAGCGATCGCTGGGATGTGGTGCTGATCGATTGCCCCCCCTCGCTCGGGCTGCTCACGATCAATGCGATGGTCGCCTCCCATGCGCTGCTCGTGCCCCTGCAATGCGAATTCTTCGCGCTGGAAGGTTTGAGCCAGCTTCTGAATACAGTCGAGCGCATACGTGGACGCTTCAATCCGGGCCTGTCGATCCTCGGTGTCGTGCTGACCATGTATGACCGCCGCAATCGTCTGACCGACCAGGTATCCGACGATGTTCGCGCGGTGTTGGGTCGGGTGGTGTTCGAAACGGTGATTCCGCGGAATGTCCGACTGTCCGAAGCGCCCAGCCACGGCGTTCCCGCGCTGATATACGATTATAAATGCCCGGGATCGGAAGCCTATATCGCGTTGGCGCGCGAAGTTATCGACCGATTGCCCAAGCTCAAGAAGGCCGCATGA
- the holA gene encoding DNA polymerase III subunit delta, protein MKASAAQMRAQLAGPDPKIRLFLLYGPDESGASDTGTRLAGAMGPDIEKIDINSKELKDSPGRLADEAASLSLFGERRLIRIFGAEDSGVEAFRLLLDADAAENPVIATGPALKNSSKLVKLAIASPLALAQAFYVPEGQDAARLAINIARDHGLRLTGDTAQQLASAAAGDRAILSREIEKLALFLDAGPERPRDADALALEAIGADIGEPELFRTIETIVEGRVREIGDELTELNASGGSGIPLLRMLTRRLITLAELRAQVDAGASIEQATEKTFFREKPATIRALKRWNSRQLAHAINRARRVERDMMHGASAGEVLAEAECAAIARAAARMR, encoded by the coding sequence GTGAAGGCCAGCGCCGCGCAGATGCGGGCGCAGCTGGCCGGCCCCGATCCGAAAATCCGGCTGTTCCTGCTCTACGGCCCCGACGAATCGGGAGCCAGCGACACGGGCACCAGGCTCGCTGGCGCGATGGGCCCGGACATTGAGAAAATAGATATAAATTCCAAAGAGTTAAAGGATAGTCCGGGGCGACTCGCGGATGAAGCCGCTTCGCTTTCGCTGTTCGGCGAACGGCGGCTGATACGGATCTTCGGCGCGGAAGACAGCGGCGTGGAAGCGTTCCGGCTGCTGCTCGATGCCGACGCCGCGGAAAATCCGGTGATCGCCACAGGGCCAGCGCTCAAGAACAGCAGCAAGCTGGTGAAGCTGGCGATCGCCTCGCCGCTCGCTCTGGCGCAGGCTTTCTACGTTCCCGAAGGACAGGATGCGGCGCGCCTTGCGATCAACATCGCGCGCGACCACGGCCTGCGCTTGACGGGGGATACGGCCCAGCAGCTCGCTTCGGCCGCTGCCGGGGATCGCGCTATTCTTTCCCGCGAAATCGAAAAGCTCGCCCTGTTTCTCGATGCCGGACCGGAGCGGCCGCGCGATGCCGATGCCCTGGCGCTTGAAGCGATAGGGGCCGATATTGGTGAACCCGAACTGTTCCGCACGATCGAAACGATTGTCGAAGGGCGGGTTCGCGAGATCGGCGATGAACTAACCGAGCTGAATGCAAGCGGCGGATCGGGCATTCCCCTGCTTCGCATGCTGACGCGCCGATTGATCACACTGGCCGAATTGCGCGCTCAGGTCGATGCGGGCGCATCGATCGAACAAGCGACCGAAAAGACCTTCTTCCGTGAAAAGCCGGCGACCATTCGCGCACTCAAACGCTGGAACAGCCGGCAATTGGCGCACGCGATCAATCGCGCGCGCCGGGTCGAGCGGGACATGATGCATGGCGCGAGCGCCGGCGAAGTGCTCGCCGAAGCCGAATGCGCGGCGATCGCACGCGCGGCGGCGCGCATGCGCTGA
- the rsmG gene encoding 16S rRNA (guanine(527)-N(7))-methyltransferase RsmG — translation MTEDEARAWIAARWDVSRGTMLSRFAELLIEETGQQNLISASTVPSLWVRHIVDSAQLALCTEHAGTGEWIDIGTGAGLPGLVVAILDSRRRFTLVEPRAKRVAFLDRCIETLGLADRVTVVASRIERHRLSRPAAVISARAVAALPDLFSAARHCADRNTLWLLPKGRNAQSEVEAARLTWQGSFHVEQSITDPESGIVVAREVRPR, via the coding sequence ATGACCGAGGACGAAGCAAGAGCATGGATTGCGGCGCGCTGGGACGTTTCACGTGGAACAATGCTGTCGCGCTTTGCGGAGCTTCTGATCGAAGAGACCGGGCAGCAGAATCTTATCTCGGCTTCGACCGTCCCGTCGCTATGGGTCCGCCATATCGTTGATTCGGCGCAGTTGGCGCTTTGCACGGAGCATGCCGGCACCGGGGAGTGGATAGACATCGGCACCGGCGCGGGACTACCCGGGTTAGTGGTGGCAATCCTCGATTCTCGACGCCGCTTCACGCTTGTCGAGCCGCGCGCCAAACGTGTCGCCTTTCTCGACCGATGTATCGAAACGCTCGGACTGGCCGATCGTGTTACCGTGGTGGCTTCGCGGATCGAACGTCATCGGCTGTCTCGCCCGGCAGCAGTAATTTCGGCGCGCGCGGTGGCAGCCTTACCGGATCTTTTTTCCGCGGCGCGGCATTGCGCGGATCGAAACACGCTTTGGCTGCTTCCCAAAGGGCGAAATGCGCAATCAGAGGTGGAAGCCGCGCGGCTGACATGGCAAGGTTCGTTTCACGTGGAACAGAGCATCACCGATCCTGAATCCGGCATTGTCGTCGCGCGCGAGGTTCGCCCCAGATGA
- a CDS encoding DUF3576 domain-containing protein yields MNRPLSLAILVPLLCVTAACGGGNDRPRADIAASQTTTIGVNSYLWRASLDTLSFMPLLQTDSNGGVIVTDWYVNPNVPSERMKVTVTILDQDLRADALRVAAQRQMNQGGQWIDAPVKAATVQKLEDIILTRARDLRRSAIVSD; encoded by the coding sequence ATGAACCGCCCCCTTAGCCTTGCGATTCTGGTGCCGCTGCTGTGCGTGACGGCGGCATGCGGAGGCGGCAACGACCGTCCCCGCGCCGATATCGCCGCGTCGCAGACGACGACGATCGGGGTGAACAGCTATTTGTGGCGTGCGAGCCTCGACACGCTGAGCTTCATGCCGCTGCTGCAGACCGATTCGAACGGTGGCGTTATCGTGACCGACTGGTACGTCAATCCGAATGTGCCGAGCGAGCGGATGAAAGTGACGGTGACGATCCTCGACCAGGATCTGCGTGCCGATGCGCTTCGCGTCGCCGCACAGCGGCAGATGAACCAGGGCGGCCAGTGGATCGACGCGCCGGTCAAGGCGGCAACGGTGCAGAAGCTTGAGGACATTATTCTCACGCGCGCCCGCGACCTGCGTCGTTCGGCGATCGTCTCCGACTGA
- the lptE gene encoding LPS assembly lipoprotein LptE, whose translation MRIAAALLALTALSGCGLTPLYGGGAGGPVRSTMAAIEVAPMEGEAGWLMANALRDRLRAGEASSPRYRLEVRLDDQITGLGVRSDDSVARERRTLRARYQLIDLSTGAVVLDATAGSDAGVDVVGSQYATIAAERSALERLSGIVADQIVARLARFARTDGQP comes from the coding sequence ATGAGGATCGCCGCGGCCCTGCTGGCGCTGACGGCACTTTCGGGCTGCGGTCTGACGCCGCTCTATGGCGGCGGCGCCGGCGGCCCCGTGCGTTCGACGATGGCGGCGATTGAAGTCGCTCCGATGGAGGGCGAGGCCGGCTGGCTGATGGCGAACGCGTTGCGTGATCGGTTGCGCGCCGGAGAGGCCAGTTCGCCGCGCTATCGCCTCGAAGTGCGACTCGATGACCAGATCACTGGGCTCGGCGTGCGCAGCGACGACAGCGTGGCACGCGAGCGCCGCACGCTACGCGCGCGATATCAGTTGATCGACCTGTCTACCGGAGCGGTGGTGCTCGATGCGACTGCGGGTTCCGATGCGGGCGTCGACGTCGTCGGATCCCAATATGCGACCATCGCGGCCGAGCGGAGCGCGCTGGAAAGGCTTTCGGGAATCGTCGCCGATCAGATTGTCGCCAGACTGGCGCGCTTTGCCCGCACCGACGGACAACCGTGA
- the leuS gene encoding leucine--tRNA ligase encodes MASRFNPLKADAAWQKVWEERRTFAARDDSPKPKSYVLEMFPYPSGRIHMGHVRNYTMGDVLARFRRMTGHEVLHPMGWDAFGMPAENAAMEKKVHPGSWTRENIDTMRAQLKRLGFALDWTRELATCEPEYYGHEQALFLDFLEAGLVYRKKATVNWDPVDMTVLANEQVIDGKGWRSGAEVEKRQLDQWFLKITDFADDLLEGLKSLDHWPDKVKLMQENWIGKSQGLQFRFALSDGRDVEVFTTRPDTIFGSSFVAISADHPIAQKLAEGSEDVAAFIARCKAGGTSAAEIETQEKLGFDTGLTATHPFDSEWKIPVYIANFVLMDYGVGAVFGVPAHDQRDLDFARKYGLPVRRVVSEGDNEAPEFHGDEAYTGPGTLVNSHFLNGMDVADAKREVITRAEADGWGQGTTVWRLRDWGVSRQRYWGTPIPIIRCESCGSVPVPRDQLPVKLPEDVSFEIPGNPLVRHPTWKHVDCPSCGGKAERETDTLDTFADSSWYFIRFASQPDDKPFDKAIAEQWLPVGQYIGGVEHAILHLLYARFFTRALQHIGKLDVAEPFAGLFTQGMVTHETYYRGDGSHRVWYNPEELDISGGSATLKQDGQSVSIGRIEKMSKSKKNTVDPTEIVDQYGADAVRWFMLSDSPPERDLEWSENGIEGAWRFVNRLWRLFDGLEDAQGEDKGLDRKLHQTIAGVAEDIEGLSFNKAVAKLYELVNAVEKAKPSASRTAAIRTLARIVAPMVPHFAEEVWATMGEEGLIADAAWPQVDSALLVEDEVTVAIQVNGKLRDTLLLPKGSPRESVEAAALASEKIVRLLEGKAPKKVIVVPDRLVNIVA; translated from the coding sequence ATGGCGTCGCGGTTCAATCCGCTCAAGGCGGACGCGGCGTGGCAGAAAGTGTGGGAAGAACGCCGCACTTTCGCCGCGCGTGACGATTCGCCCAAGCCCAAAAGCTACGTGCTCGAGATGTTCCCCTATCCTTCGGGGCGCATCCATATGGGCCATGTCCGCAACTATACGATGGGCGACGTGCTGGCGCGCTTTCGCCGCATGACCGGCCATGAAGTGCTTCACCCGATGGGGTGGGACGCATTCGGCATGCCCGCCGAAAATGCCGCGATGGAAAAGAAGGTCCATCCCGGCTCCTGGACGCGCGAAAATATCGACACGATGCGCGCACAGCTGAAGCGACTCGGCTTCGCGCTCGACTGGACGCGCGAACTGGCGACGTGCGAGCCCGAATATTACGGGCACGAACAAGCGCTGTTCCTCGATTTCCTCGAAGCGGGGCTGGTCTATCGCAAAAAGGCGACAGTGAACTGGGACCCGGTCGACATGACCGTGCTCGCCAACGAGCAGGTGATCGACGGCAAGGGCTGGCGTTCGGGCGCCGAAGTCGAGAAGCGCCAGCTCGACCAGTGGTTTTTGAAGATCACCGATTTTGCCGACGACCTGCTCGAAGGGCTGAAGTCGCTCGATCACTGGCCCGACAAGGTCAAGCTGATGCAGGAAAACTGGATCGGCAAGAGTCAGGGCCTGCAGTTCCGGTTTGCCTTGTCCGACGGCAGAGACGTCGAAGTCTTCACCACGCGTCCCGACACGATTTTCGGATCGAGCTTTGTCGCCATCTCCGCCGATCACCCAATTGCACAGAAGCTGGCCGAGGGGTCGGAAGACGTCGCTGCCTTCATCGCCAGGTGCAAGGCTGGTGGGACGAGCGCTGCCGAGATCGAAACGCAGGAGAAGCTGGGTTTCGATACCGGACTTACTGCGACACATCCCTTTGATTCGGAATGGAAAATTCCGGTATACATCGCCAATTTCGTGCTGATGGACTATGGCGTCGGCGCGGTGTTCGGCGTCCCCGCGCACGACCAGCGCGACCTGGATTTCGCGCGCAAATACGGCCTGCCGGTACGCCGCGTGGTTTCCGAAGGCGATAACGAAGCGCCCGAATTTCATGGCGACGAGGCCTATACCGGCCCCGGCACGCTGGTGAATTCGCATTTCCTCAACGGCATGGACGTTGCCGACGCCAAGCGCGAAGTGATTACCCGCGCCGAAGCCGATGGTTGGGGGCAGGGGACAACCGTCTGGCGCCTGCGCGACTGGGGCGTCAGCCGGCAGCGCTACTGGGGCACGCCGATTCCGATCATCCGCTGCGAAAGCTGTGGGTCGGTGCCGGTGCCGCGCGATCAGCTGCCGGTGAAGCTGCCCGAGGATGTGTCGTTCGAAATTCCCGGCAACCCGCTGGTACGGCACCCGACGTGGAAGCATGTCGATTGCCCGAGCTGCGGCGGCAAGGCCGAGCGCGAGACCGACACGCTCGACACCTTCGCCGATTCCTCCTGGTATTTCATCCGTTTCGCCAGCCAGCCCGACGACAAGCCGTTCGACAAGGCGATTGCCGAGCAATGGCTGCCGGTGGGGCAGTATATCGGCGGGGTCGAGCATGCGATCCTGCACTTGCTCTATGCCCGCTTCTTCACCCGCGCGCTTCAGCATATCGGCAAGCTCGACGTCGCCGAACCGTTCGCGGGGCTGTTCACCCAAGGGATGGTGACGCACGAGACCTATTATCGCGGCGATGGCAGCCACCGGGTCTGGTACAATCCCGAAGAGCTCGACATTTCCGGCGGGTCAGCAACACTGAAGCAAGACGGCCAGTCCGTTTCGATCGGCCGCATCGAGAAGATGTCGAAGTCGAAGAAGAATACCGTCGACCCGACCGAAATCGTCGACCAGTACGGCGCCGACGCCGTGCGCTGGTTCATGCTCTCCGATTCGCCGCCCGAGCGCGACCTGGAATGGAGCGAGAACGGCATCGAAGGTGCCTGGCGCTTCGTCAATCGCCTGTGGCGGCTGTTCGACGGGCTTGAGGACGCGCAGGGCGAGGACAAGGGCCTCGACCGCAAGCTGCATCAGACCATTGCGGGCGTTGCCGAGGACATCGAGGGACTTTCATTCAACAAGGCCGTCGCCAAGCTTTATGAGCTGGTCAACGCCGTCGAAAAGGCCAAGCCCTCGGCATCGCGCACGGCCGCGATCCGCACATTGGCGCGGATCGTCGCGCCGATGGTTCCGCATTTCGCCGAGGAAGTCTGGGCGACGATGGGCGAAGAGGGGCTGATTGCCGACGCGGCGTGGCCGCAAGTCGATTCGGCCCTGCTCGTCGAGGACGAAGTCACCGTGGCAATCCAGGTGAATGGCAAGCTGCGCGATACGCTGCTACTGCCCAAGGGCTCCCCGCGCGAGTCGGTCGAGGCCGCCGCGCTGGCATCGGAGAAAATCGTGCGCCTGCTCGAGGGCAAGGCGCCCAAAAAGGTGATCGTGGTGCCCGACCGGCTGGTGAACATCGTCGCATGA
- a CDS encoding HAD family hydrolase: MKFDAIIFDFDGVLLESEYSGNAHIAEYLTGIGHPTSPEDSMANFMGLAGPEFLSALENWIGGPLPEDFHPAREAENRRVMAEGIDPVAGAIAFVRGLPRDIPRAIASSSATEWIATHLDHLGIRDAFDPHLYSGKEHVARGKPAPDLYLHAADAIGADIRRTVILEDSPVGAKGAVASGAHVIGLCAGSHCGPGHADRLRDLGVHDVAADFSDVARLIS, encoded by the coding sequence ATGAAGTTCGATGCGATCATCTTCGATTTCGACGGGGTGCTGCTCGAAAGCGAATATTCGGGCAACGCGCATATCGCCGAATATCTGACCGGCATCGGCCATCCGACTTCGCCCGAGGATTCGATGGCGAATTTCATGGGACTGGCGGGGCCGGAATTCCTCTCGGCGCTAGAAAATTGGATCGGTGGGCCGCTGCCCGAGGATTTCCATCCGGCGCGCGAGGCGGAGAATCGACGGGTGATGGCCGAAGGCATCGATCCGGTGGCGGGCGCGATCGCCTTCGTCCGCGGCCTTCCGCGCGATATTCCCCGTGCCATCGCATCTTCGAGCGCGACCGAGTGGATCGCCACGCATCTCGATCATCTCGGCATCCGCGATGCGTTCGACCCGCATCTCTACAGCGGCAAGGAGCATGTCGCGCGCGGTAAGCCCGCGCCCGACCTCTATCTCCACGCCGCCGACGCGATCGGCGCTGACATCCGCCGCACGGTGATTCTCGAGGATTCGCCGGTCGGCGCCAAGGGCGCGGTCGCGTCGGGCGCGCATGTCATCGGACTGTGCGCGGGAAGCCATTGCGGCCCCGGCCATGCCGATCGCCTCCGCGACCTTGGCGTTCATGACGTGGCCGCCGATTTCAGCGACGTGGCGCGACTGATTTCCTAA
- a CDS encoding YggS family pyridoxal phosphate-dependent enzyme yields the protein MQSDDAPARLAAVTDRIARAESLAGRPAGSTTLIAVSKMHEADAIRPLIAAGQRIFGENRVQEAAAKWPRLREETPGIALHLVGQLQSNKADDAVALFDAIHSVDRSSLVTALAKEMDKAGRRPACFLQVNIGDEPQKGGCDVASLAALLAEARTAELPVAGLMCVPPQEVEPAPYFALLAKLARDHGLDALSMGMSADFETAVTLGATHVRVGTALFGERA from the coding sequence ATGCAATCCGACGATGCCCCTGCCCGGCTCGCGGCGGTTACCGACCGTATCGCGCGTGCCGAATCGCTTGCCGGCCGCCCGGCCGGCTCGACCACGCTGATCGCCGTATCGAAGATGCACGAGGCCGATGCGATTCGCCCGCTGATCGCCGCAGGCCAGCGGATCTTTGGCGAGAACCGGGTGCAGGAAGCCGCTGCGAAATGGCCCCGACTGCGTGAGGAGACGCCCGGGATCGCGTTACATCTCGTCGGCCAGCTGCAATCGAACAAGGCAGACGATGCCGTTGCGCTGTTCGACGCGATCCACTCGGTCGACCGCAGTTCTCTGGTGACCGCACTTGCCAAGGAAATGGACAAGGCGGGCAGGCGCCCAGCCTGCTTCCTTCAGGTCAATATCGGCGACGAGCCGCAAAAGGGCGGGTGCGACGTTGCTAGCCTCGCCGCCTTGCTCGCCGAAGCACGCACGGCGGAGTTGCCGGTCGCGGGATTGATGTGCGTACCGCCGCAGGAAGTGGAACCGGCGCCCTATTTCGCCTTGCTGGCAAAGCTCGCGCGAGATCATGGGCTCGATGCGCTCAGCATGGGCATGTCGGCCGATTTCGAAACCGCCGTCACCCTGGGTGCTACACATGTCCGGGTCGGTACCGCACTGTTCGGGGAACGGGCATGA
- a CDS encoding thiamine phosphate synthase, with product MQRRQPPIPKLWLMTDARMGDSLWQALERLPRGSGVVFRHYDVPPAARRRLFARVAAVARRRRLLLIVAGPARMGRKADGVHGDLPRRRQGIRTVAVHDRREAVAAMRAGADAVFVSPVFPTRSHPGAAALGRVRTGLLIRDMPMPVIALGGMNERRARGLRALGIYRWAGIDAWRGDQKRKAVPI from the coding sequence ATGCAGCGCCGCCAGCCCCCGATTCCCAAGCTATGGCTGATGACCGACGCGCGGATGGGCGATTCGCTCTGGCAGGCGCTCGAACGGCTGCCGCGCGGATCGGGTGTGGTTTTCCGGCACTATGACGTGCCGCCCGCCGCGCGGCGAAGGCTCTTCGCGCGCGTCGCGGCGGTGGCGCGGCGCCGCCGGCTGCTGCTGATCGTCGCCGGCCCGGCCCGGATGGGACGCAAGGCGGACGGCGTTCATGGCGATCTGCCGCGGCGACGGCAGGGGATACGGACCGTTGCGGTGCATGATCGGCGCGAGGCGGTGGCCGCGATGCGTGCGGGCGCCGACGCGGTGTTCGTGTCGCCCGTCTTTCCGACGCGCTCGCATCCCGGCGCCGCCGCATTGGGACGCGTGCGGACGGGGTTGCTGATTCGCGACATGCCGATGCCGGTGATTGCGCTTGGCGGCATGAATGAACGGCGCGCCCGCGGTTTGCGCGCACTCGGCATTTATCGATGGGCGGGAATCGACGCCTGGCGCGGCGATCAGAAGCGGAAGGCAGTGCCGATATAG
- the mnmG gene encoding tRNA uridine-5-carboxymethylaminomethyl(34) synthesis enzyme MnmG gives MSEFDVIVIGGGHAGTEAAAGAARRGARTALVSFDLANLGAMSCNPAIGGLGKGHLVREVDAFDGLIARAADMAAIHYRMLNRSKGSAVQGPRVQADRTRYAAAIQAMLGTQQNLSLVEGEAAALLLQGDSVAGVELADGTTLRGRAVVLATGTFLGGRIFRGDERLDGGRIGEAAASRIARQLRDLSLPMARLKTGTPPRIDGRTIEWARLEEQPSDRDPWTMSPMTAHRVLPQLHCAITRTNEVAHGHIRADLDRSPLFSGAIDAQGPRYCPSIEDKIHRFGDRDGHQIFLEPEGLATELVYPNGLSTSLPADTQQRMVNAIAGLERAQIVVPGYAVEYDHIDPRSLDRRLALPDIVGIFCAGQINGTTGYEEAAGQGLIAGLNAAAHACDLAPVILDRDSSYLGVMIDDLVLQGITEPYRMLTARAEYRLRLRADNAETRLTPIADTLECLGAERRERFASRVSARQQLERMFDIELTASQLRARGLSVAQDGARRSAAAWLRFPGIAPRDLVPDCVAPADVLAEFVDDARYAPYLERQESEIDAQRANDRIPLPSDIEYSRISGLSNEMIERLSKARPATLGEAGRIRGITPAAISAIYLHSKRRTAA, from the coding sequence ATGTCGGAATTCGATGTCATCGTGATCGGTGGCGGACATGCAGGCACCGAGGCAGCGGCCGGGGCCGCACGTCGCGGTGCCCGTACCGCGCTTGTCAGCTTCGACCTCGCAAATCTGGGAGCCATGTCGTGCAATCCCGCTATCGGGGGGCTCGGCAAAGGGCATCTGGTTCGGGAGGTTGATGCCTTTGACGGCCTGATCGCGCGTGCTGCCGACATGGCTGCAATTCACTATCGCATGCTAAACCGCAGCAAGGGCTCGGCGGTGCAGGGACCACGCGTTCAGGCTGACCGAACGCGCTATGCTGCCGCCATTCAAGCGATGCTGGGCACCCAGCAAAACCTGTCTCTGGTGGAGGGCGAAGCCGCAGCCTTGCTTCTGCAGGGCGATTCCGTCGCGGGCGTCGAACTGGCGGATGGTACCACGCTTCGCGGTCGCGCGGTGGTGCTGGCAACGGGGACGTTTCTCGGCGGACGCATTTTTCGCGGCGATGAAAGGCTGGACGGCGGGCGTATCGGCGAGGCGGCGGCGTCGCGCATTGCCAGGCAGCTACGCGATCTTTCGCTGCCGATGGCGCGACTGAAGACAGGTACACCGCCCCGAATCGACGGCCGGACGATTGAATGGGCGAGACTCGAAGAGCAGCCCTCCGATCGCGATCCCTGGACCATGTCGCCAATGACGGCGCATCGTGTGCTGCCGCAGCTTCATTGCGCGATTACCCGAACGAATGAAGTCGCACACGGGCACATCCGGGCCGACCTGGATCGGTCGCCGCTCTTTTCAGGCGCTATCGACGCTCAGGGGCCGCGCTATTGTCCCTCGATCGAAGACAAGATTCACCGCTTCGGGGATCGCGACGGGCATCAGATTTTCCTCGAACCCGAAGGACTCGCCACCGAGCTGGTCTATCCCAACGGTCTTTCGACCTCGCTGCCGGCAGACACGCAGCAACGGATGGTGAATGCGATCGCGGGTCTGGAGCGCGCGCAGATTGTCGTGCCCGGTTATGCGGTCGAGTATGATCATATCGACCCGCGATCACTCGACCGAAGGCTGGCGCTGCCGGACATCGTCGGCATTTTCTGCGCGGGCCAGATCAATGGCACCACGGGTTATGAAGAGGCGGCCGGCCAGGGCCTGATCGCTGGCCTGAACGCGGCGGCGCATGCTTGCGATCTGGCGCCGGTGATATTGGATCGCGACAGCAGCTATCTCGGTGTAATGATCGATGATCTGGTGCTGCAGGGAATCACCGAACCCTATCGCATGCTCACCGCTCGCGCCGAATATCGGCTGCGGCTTCGGGCCGACAATGCTGAAACCCGTTTGACTCCGATCGCTGATACGCTCGAATGCCTCGGTGCGGAACGCCGCGAGCGATTTGCGTCCCGTGTTTCGGCGCGCCAGCAGTTGGAGCGGATGTTCGACATTGAACTCACTGCTTCGCAGCTTCGGGCGCGCGGTCTCTCGGTGGCGCAGGACGGCGCTCGACGTAGCGCTGCCGCCTGGTTGCGCTTTCCCGGCATTGCTCCGCGCGATCTTGTACCGGATTGTGTCGCGCCCGCGGATGTGCTGGCTGAGTTTGTCGACGATGCGCGATATGCGCCCTATCTCGAGCGGCAGGAGAGCGAAATCGACGCACAACGCGCCAATGACCGCATCCCCCTGCCCTCCGACATCGAATATTCGCGCATCTCGGGGCTATCCAATGAGATGATCGAGCGGCTTTCCAAGGCGCGACCGGCGACGCTGGGAGAAGCGGGACGAATACGTGGAATCACGCCGGCGGCAATCTCCGCCATCTATCTCCATAGCAAGCGGCGCACCGCGGCATGA